A part of Miscanthus floridulus cultivar M001 chromosome 6, ASM1932011v1, whole genome shotgun sequence genomic DNA contains:
- the LOC136460851 gene encoding uncharacterized protein: MVATRSKTTPGPLPRSRPRPTHPRKSSSRPSSGPRVVSGDDRDRPCSASFIHDADVYSAGPGELTARLAPEVASNGDSAWYFFSAVRAKTRDGQRKARTVDSGDGCWHSEVDGRRVRSGWQMVELSLDGADADDVVLCKIYFSPRARASASASAAFGRKRKAAVVDKNPANSARRRHRGRPTEAEEGTPTPNGEEKKDSTHLDGRLILLLVDEE, translated from the exons ATGGTCGCGACCCGCTCCAAAACAACGCCAGGCCCACTCCCACGCTCACGGCCGCGGCCCACCCATCCGAGGAAGAGCTCATCACGTCCTTCCTCCGGGCCCCGCGTCGTCTCCGGCGACGACAGAGACAGGCCGTGCAGCGCGTCGTTCATCCATGACGCGGACGTCTACTCCGCCGGCCCCGGCGAGCTCACGGCACGGCTCGCCCCGGAGGTCGCGAGCAACGGCGACAGCGCGTGGTACTTCTTCTCCGCCGTGAGGGCCAAGACCCGCGACGGGCAGCGCAAGGCGCGCACGGTGGACTCCGGGGACGGGTGCTGGCACTCGGAG GTGGACGGGCGGCGCGTCCGGTCCGGGTGGCAGATGGTGGAGCTCAGCCTCGACGGCGCCGACGCCGACGACGTGGTCCTCTGCAAGATCTACTTCAGCCCGCGCGCGCGCGCCtcagcgtcggcgtcggcggcgttCGGGCGCAAGAGGAAGGCCGCCGTGGTCGACAAGAACCCGGCTAATTCGGCGCGCAGGCGACACCGCGGCCGTCCCACCGAGGCAGAGGAAGGCACGCCCACACCCAATGGCGAAGAGAAGAAGGACAGCACCCATCTGGACGGACGACTCATTCTTCTCTTGGTGGATGAGGAATAA
- the LOC136460850 gene encoding uncharacterized protein: MLRSPSAAIKPPCRAFQSHPSDLELVDSYLRPWVETGVKTGAFIHDADVYAADPADLTRQFAPAVAGDGERAWYFYTPLRHKSVHGKRKTRTVATGGGCWHNEAKSKPVYMVSNGKQHQIGHRQSFSFVKKDTGVRVRTGWLMIELRLLKNGGAGQKPEAEAEEEEEGALRNRVLCKVYRSPRNPEPSGSGATAAAAAAAGHKAEADDDESSDATLDDDYYDDDSSNASLEAASGPKRRRPDDVESSEATVAAPSRHSKANDEIPGGAAAAPGRKEKAEIGEESVETSAAAPPRKRKALDDESSGAAVPARKKKADGSSSPRAPVSATEMQCPQCGTHLVVTLKRAESKSETAIAKDESALGASGAPQRGETRASSRKNVRFHQFLTAAAPSTPQLATVPERPKPSIFAMAGSPPKPPPPTFAVGSSSPMPPPATFTGHPSYEELIDSYLRHRIVSGTKVSDFIHEADLYASDPDLLTSQYSPATADDGERTWYFFTTLRPRAPSKKYKKRKVDTGREGSWANNGPKTTVFSYRGGRRQWIGQHQTFAFMEKVDGKRVRSAWRMVELSLDSDEGGQEAGSSNLLVLCKVYRNPNANVDDESSMAVAEADGEGPAASAVVTPGREGRTRRLVHAETATGPGRKRKAGDKDSGAETVAASPGRQKKADGDGDGESADAATTGEIFADSKDPLDAAEKAEQETGLPRDIQFYNFFGDSSAPLNAPEEAEQEPRDSRDPTFYNFFSDSQNPKKG; this comes from the exons ATGCTACGCTCTCCGTCGGCGGCCATCAAGCCGCCGTGTCGGGCGTTCCAATCCCACCCCAGCGATCTGGAGCTCGTCGACTCCTACCTCCGTCCCTGGGTCGAGACCGGCGTCAAGACCGGCGCGTTCATCCACGACGCCGACGTGTACGCCGCCGACCCCGCCGACCTCACCCGGCAGTTCGCGCCCGCGGTGGCCGGCGACGGTGAGCGGGCGTGGTACTTCTACACCCCGCTGCGCCACAAGAGCGTCCACGGGAAGCGCAAGACGCGCACCGTGGCCACCGGCGGCGGGTGCTGGCACAACGAGGCGAAATCGAAGCCCGTGTACATGGTCTCCAACGGCAAGCAGCACCAGATTGGGCACCGCCAGAGCTTCTCCTTCGTCAAGAAGGATACCGGCGTGCGGGTCCGCACGGGGTGGCTCATGATAGAGCTCCGCCTCCTCAAGAACGGCGGCGCCGGACAGAaaccggaggcggaggcggaggaggaggaggagggcgcccTCAGAAATCGCGTCCTGTGCAAGGTGTACCGCAGCCCGCGCAACCCAGAGCCGAGCGGCAGCggggccacggcggcggcggctgcggcggccggGCACAAGGCGGAGGCCGACGACGACGAATCTAGCGACGCAACGTTGGATGACGACTACTACGACGACGACAGCTCCAACGCGTCGCTAGAGGCGGCATCTGGACCCAAGAGGAGGAGACCCGACGACGTTGAATCCAGCGAAGCGACGGTTGCGGCGCCCAGTCGCCATAGCAAGGCGAACGACGAGATCCCCGGCGGGGCCGCGGCGGCGCCCGGACGCAAGGAGAAGGCGGAGATCGGCGAGGAGTCCGTCGAGACGTCCGCGGCGGCGCCTCCGCGCAAGAGGAAGGCCTTGGACGACGAGAGCTCCGGCGCGGCTGTGCCGGCGCGCAAGAAAAAGGCCGACGGCAGCAGCTCCCCTCGCGCTCCAGTTTCTGCGACGGAAATGCAGTGCCCTCAGTGCGGCACCCATCTGGTGGTCACTCTGAAAAGGGCCGAGTCCAAATCGGAGACCGCGATCGCGAAGGACGAGTCGGCCCTCGGCGCGTCCGGCGCTCCTCAGCGAGGCGAGACGCGTGCTTCTTCACGGAAGAATGTTCGGTTCCATCAGTTCCT AACCGCCGCCGCGCCTAGCACGCCGCAACTCGCAACGGTTCCCGAAAGGCCGAAACCATCCATCTTCGCCATGGCTGGCAGCCCGCCCAAGCCACCGCCTCCGACCTTCGCCGTCGGCTCCTCCTCGCCCATGCCGCCGCCTGCGACCTTCACCGGCCACCCCTCCTACGAGGAGCTCATCGACTCCTACCTGCGCCACCGGATCGTCTCCGGCACCAAGGTGAGCGACTTCATTCACGAGGCGGACCTGTATGCTTCGGACCCGGACCTGCTCACCAGCCAGTACTCGCCGGCGACTGCGGACGATGGGGAGAGGACGTGGTACTTCTTCACGACGCTGCGCCCCAGGGCCCCCTCCAAGAAGTACAAGAAGCGCAAAGTGGACACCGGGAGGGAGGGAAGCTGGGCCAACAACGGACCCAAGACCACCGTGTTCTCCTACCGCGGCGGCCGCCGGCAGTGGATAGGACAGCATCAGACCTTCGCCTTCATGGAGAAAGTGGACGGCAAGCGTGTGCGTTCGGCATGGCGCATGGTGGAGCTCAGCCTCGACTCCGATGAAGGCGGCCAAGAAGCGGGCTCCTCGAACCTTCTTGTCTTGTGCAAGGTGTACCGCAACCCGAATGCCAACGTAGACGACGAGAGTTCTATGGCGGTGGCGGAAGCGGACGGCGAGGGCCCCGCTGCGTCTGCAGTGGTGACGCCTGGACGCGAGGGGCGGACGAGGAGATTGGTGCATGCGGAGACGGCGACGGGGCCTGGGCGTAAGAGGAAGGCGGGCGACAAGGACTCTGGTGCGGAGACGGTGGCGGCGTCGCCTGGACGCCAGAAGAAggccgacggcgacggcgacggcgagagcgCTGATGCGGCCACGACCGGGGAAATCTTCGCTGACAGCAAGGACCCGCTTGATGCTGCGGAGAAAGCAGAACAGGAGACCGGACTTCCCAGGGACATCCAATTCTACAATTTCTTCGGTGACAGCAGTGCGCCTCTTAATGCTCCGGAGGAAGCAGAACAGGAGCCCAGAGATTCCAGGGACCCCACGTTCTACAATTTCTTCTCAGATTCGCAGAACCCAAAGAAAGGGTGA